A window from Fragaria vesca subsp. vesca linkage group LG5, FraVesHawaii_1.0, whole genome shotgun sequence encodes these proteins:
- the LOC101308476 gene encoding beta-amylase 3, chloroplastic-like, with the protein MTTCSAVGSRQLKLSSEQSSSLSSPVYVTLPLDDLGGEADPVGTVGRREFTAESIGVLAEAGVEGVVMDVWWALVEREPRVYHWEAFLEMAEMVQRSGLKIRVVLAFHSERDWPTWPKTVDLPLWILEEFQKNRGLGYKNRYGCSGEEYISLGCDTLPVLRGRSPLETYADFMRSFRDNFRPFLGHVITGIQVGMGSDGELKYPSANIHELVIGRTGEFNCYDKYMVASLQEYARELGMPEWGDVCRLSEPLQFAGIKGNGNDDSWNTPYGAFLLEWYSGMLLMHGERICEQAEAIFSGTNVTMSGKLGGYYYHYLHPSHISELTAGYYNTSTRDGYLPFARMFARHGFTLCCSSFDLKDETERYCTSSPEGLLKQILSAARLCGIPVEGESSDPCYNGRLTSLKQVVKMSKNYLSGLENPSFSFKLRADKFKSFKSPKYLLEKHSRATFTDFVRRMSNLND; encoded by the exons ATGACCACCTGCTCCGCCGTTGGTAGTCGGCAGCTAAAACTATCGTCGGAGCAATCTTCCTCATTATCGTCGCCGGTGTACGTCACGCTACCTTTAGATGATCTCGGTGGCGAGGCGGACCCGGTGGGCACGGTGGGCAGGCGAGAGTTCACAGCTGAGTCAATTGGGGTGCTCGCAGAAGCAGGAGTTGAAGGCGTGGTCATGGATGTGTGGTGGGCCCTGGTCGAGAGGGAGCCTAGGGTTTATCATTGGGAAGCCTTTTTGGAGATGGCCGAAATGGTTCAACGCAGCGGATTAAAGATTCGTGTCGTGCTTGCTTTTCACAGTGAACGGGATTGGCCAACATGGCCAAAAAC GGTTGATCTTCCTCTATGGATACTTGAAGAGTTCCAGAAAAATCGTGGTTTAGGATATAAGAATAGATATGGATGTTCAGGAGAAGAATACATTTCGCTTGGGTGTGATACCCTTCCTGTTTTACGGGGGCGTTCACCACTCGAAACATATGCAGATTTCATGAGGAGCTTCAGAGACAATTTCAGACCTTTTCTAGGTCATGTTATAACA GGAATTCAAGTTGGAATGGGCTCCGACGGTGAATTAAAATATCCTTCGGCTAATATACATGAATTGGTAATTGGTCGTACGGGAGAGTTTAATTGCTATGATAAG TACATGGTTGCGTCTCTACAAGAATACGCCAGAGAGCTAGGAATGCCTGAATGGGGAGATGTATGTCGTCTTTCAGAACCATTGCAATTTGCAGGAATTAAAGGAAATGGTAATGATGATTCTTGGAATACGCCGTATGGTGCATTTCTCCTCGAATGGTACTCCGGGATGTTGCTGATGCACGGAGAAAGGATATGCGAGCAAGCTGAGGCCATTTTCTCCGGGACAAATGTAACTATGTCAGGAAAACTAGGTGGGTACTATTACCATTATCTCCATCCATCTCATATTTCGGAGCTAACTGCTGGCTATTACAACACTTCAACAAGAGATGGATACTTGCCGTTTGCTCGCATGTTTGCTAG GCATGGGTTCACGTTATGCTGCTCCTCTTTTGACTTGAAAGATGAGACGGAAAGGTATTGCACCAGTAGTCCAGAAGGTCTTCTCAAGCAGATACTCTCAGCTGCTAGACTTTGTGGTATACCCGTGGAAGGTGAATCTTCTGACCCATGTTACAATGGGAGACTAACATCGTTAAAACAAGTGGTAAAAATGTCAAAGAATTACTTATCTGGACTTGAAAACCCTTCCTTCTCATTCAAACTGAGGGCCGACAAGTTCAAGTCGTTCAAGTCACCTAAATATTTATTAGAAAAGCATTCTCGAGCTACGTTTACTGATTTTGTTAGGCGAATGTCTAATCTCAACGATTAA
- the LOC101308775 gene encoding uncharacterized protein LOC101308775, translating to MGSASRVMPSNYQRPTSSLYLKYSRGALSSFSRGIYALSVDAFEDINSGLWGTHLPKSDATSAKVMKFDNIHSSTNIYAMIYYRILIQVKWLLKLSKIPEFTEVPSFSERAERYLQGVIDGFCIMEAIEMTTRCEKKTNHDYVRAVEFFLKLRCISIPEITKVLDTFQFASTSEDINSLAHALMLKDVMNNVVFPVMDDLIKAIATLSKDNASIPILSRREGYKVSPTTLGKELANFAVRLSIERHRASQVKIMGKFPGAVGSSNAHYVIYPHINWPHIAEEFITSLGVTFNPYATEAETYDYMPKIFNAINRFNSIVIDFEKDMSDHMYFGYLKSRGFDLSEATLGAARQALSYVTSLLPKSRFLDELTDSSILRNMSEGLVCSVIAYEWIFTNIAKIQIDEALANDEMNHSPAVLAEAVQAVIRRYGVPAETYEKLKELTMGRRVTKKSLRKIIEGLELPKDHQTILSRLTPRSYVGEDVKFAKMVDMGVKAATSNINKSATAWPQLDGLCWDKFKDLAPYTSEYGLIYFIVLVQIKWLLLLSEIPEVTEVPRFSKSAQSYLQQIIDGFNFNDAFEVKNLVKVAKVDEVAAVDQFIKKRCGSHPEIAKVVEVFHFACTSEEVNNLAHALVLKGTMDKVIYPAMDDLIYAICGIAKDTAHIPIVSSTHDGQPVAFTTLGKEMATFAVRLSRERKEISQLQLKGNLGGEVGNYNAYLVAYPDINWPQVAEEFVTSLGLSFNPYVTRIRAYDYVTELVHGVGQFNKILTDFDGEVQRYMNMGCFKQINKASEGSNIGVASGNQCSLSRKLPISTLLRNMGSRLEHSLVTYKNTLDLISTLEAVDAGTIKEYLNLYSGALVGELETVVQRYGVPEPYEKLKEQTGGEVIVTKESIVHFIQAMEVPDEAKVILLNLTQCSYVGAASELARTVDIAVNS from the exons ATGGGATCAGCTTCTAGGGTTATGCCATCCAACTATCAAAGACCAACCTCAAGCTTGTATCTTAAATATTCACGTGGTGCTTTGTCTTCGTTTAGCAGAGGAATTTATGCCCTAAGTGTCGACGCTTTTGAGGATATCAATTCTGGATTATGGGGTACGCATCTGCCGAAGAGCGACGCAACTTCTGCCAAGGTCATGAAATTCGATAATATACATTCTTCAACGAATATATATGCGATGATCTACTACAGAATTCTAATTCAG GTCAAATGGTTGTTGAAACTTTCAAAGATCCCAGAATTCACAGAGGTACCTAGTTTCAGTGAGCGTGCTGAGCGTTACTTGCAAGGAGTTATTGATGGATTTTGCATAATGGAAGCCATAGAAATGACAACGAGGTGCGAGAAGAAGACAAACCATGATTATGTTAGAGCTGTGGAATTCTTCTTGAAGCTGAGATGCATATCAATACCAGAGATAACTAAG GTGCTCGATACTTTCCAATTTGCTTCCACATCAGAGGATATAAACAGTCTTGCGCATGCGTTAATGTTAAAAGATGTCATGAACAATGTTGTGTTTCCTGTTATGGATGATCTGATCAAGGCAATAGCAACCTTGTCAAAGGACAATGCATCCATTCCAATTCTTTCTCGCAGGGAGGGATACAAGGTCTCACCCACAACTTTGGGCAAGGAATTGGCCAATTTTGCTGTCAGGCTAAGCATAGAGAGGCATAGAGCTTCTCAAGTGAAGATAATGGGGAAGTTTCCTGGTGCTGTTGGAAGTTCCAATGCTCATTATGTTATATATCCTCATATTAACTGGCCGCACATTGCTGAAGAGTTCATCACTTCTCTTGGAGTGACTTTCAATCCTTATGCTACTGAGGCCGAGACTTACGATTACATGCCAAAAATTTTCAATGCTATTAACCGATTCAATAGTATAGTGATCGACTTTGAAAAAGATATGAGTGACCACATGTATTTTGGTTACTTAAAGTCCAGAGGTTTTGATCTTAGTGAAGCAACTCTCGGTGCAGCTAGACAAGCTCTTTCCTACGTGACTAGTTTGTTGCCTAAATCTCGTTTTTTGGACGAGTTGACTGATTCTAGTATTCTGAGGAACATGAGTGAAGGATTAGTATGTTCTGTTATTGCGTACGAGTGGATATTTACGAATATAGCAAAGATTCAGATAGATGAAGCTCTCGCGAATGACGAGATGAACCACTCTCCGGCGGTGCTTGCTGAAGCAGTACAAGCTGTTATTCGAAGATATGGTGTTCCAGCAGAGACCTATGAGAAGCTTAAAGAACTAACAATGGGGAGAAGAGTTACCAAAAAAAGTCTAAGAAAGATTATTGAAGGCTTGGAATTACCTAAAGATCATCAAACCATTTTGTCAAGGCTAACACCACGTAGCTATGTTGGAGAAGATGTTAAATTTGCTAAAATGGTAGACATGGGAGTTAAAGCAGCTACTAGCAACATCAATAAAAGTGCAACGGCTTGGCCACAATTGGATGGTCTGTGTTGGGATAAATTCAAGGACTTGGCTCCTTATACGAGCGAGTATGGTCTAATCTACTTCATTGTTCTAGTTCAGATCAAATGGTTGCTATTGCTTTCAGAAATTCCTGAAGTGACTGAGGTACCGAGGTTTAGTAAATCCGCGCAATCTTATTTACAACAAATAATTGATGGATTTAACTTCAATGATGCATTTGAAGTAAAGAACCTTGTGAAAGTGGCAAAGGTCGACGAAGTAGCTGCGGTGGATCAGTTCATCAAAAAGAGATGTGGATCACATCCAGAAATAGCTAAG GTGGTTGAAGTTTTTCACTTTGCTTGTACATCTGAGGAGGTCAACAATCTTGCCCATGCACTAGTCCTAAAAGGAACCATGGATAAGGTCATATACCCTGCCATGGATGATCTGATTTATGCAATATGTGGCATTGCTAAGGACACTGCTCATATTCCTATTGTCTCTTCCACTCATGATGGACAG CCTGTAGCGTTTACAACTTTGGGAAAAGAAATGGCAACTTTTGCTGTGAGATTAAGCAGAGAACGGAAAGAGATTTCGCAACTGCAACTAAAGGGGAATCTGGGAGGTGAGGTTGGAAATTACAATGCTTATCTTGTTGCATATCCTGATATTAATTGGCCTCAAGTTGCTGAAGAGTTTGTCACGTCTCTGGGTTTGAGTTTTAATCCCTACGTTACTCGGATCAGAGCTTATGATTATGTGACAGAACTTGTTCATGGAGTTGGCCAGTTCAACAAGATATTGACGGACTTTGATGGAGAAGTACAAAGGTACATGAATATGGGCTGTTTTAAGCAAATAAACAAGGCTAGTGAAGGCAGTAACATTGGTGTGGCCAGTGGTAATCAGTGTTCCTTGAGCAGGAAGCTACCTATTTCAACTCTTTTAAGGAACATGGGTTCAAGATTAGAGCATTCTCTTGTCACCTACAAAAACACACTCGATCTAATATCAACACTTGAGGCGGTTGATGCAGGCACGATCAAGGAATACTTGAATCTCTATTCCGGAGCTCTCGTCGGAGAGTTAGAGACGGTTGTGCAAAGATATGGTGTCCCCGAGCCCTACGAAAAGTTGAAGGAACAAACCGGAGGAGAAGTAATAGTTACCAAGGAAAGTATAGTACATTTTATTCAAGCCATGGAAGTACCTGACGAAGCAAAGGTCATTCTACTTAATCTAACACAATGTAGCTACGTCGGAGCCGCTTCCGAATTGGCCAGAACAGTAGACATAGCCGTGAATTCTTAG
- the LOC101308580 gene encoding BTB/POZ domain-containing protein At3g05675-like, which yields MDKAFQTKPCILGDQNTSDVVICLKDIEGRHQQFYSHSSVLIKRSKYFAERLSNPSPSNSISVHCSEVNFDHHVNLLRLFYLPTELILDALDSVKSVVGILQSAVNFKCDEIVYCCIQYLEAVPWEDKEEEHILRAVSKLGPVAMPIIARIQPVDLAATKTVFISAIRVATSIVGPCPPFGNELKTSAQEQVEYMLGEDEDTLLVKADDEVRSVARLGLLHICSTFENELASLLLEPDLASETADEKIMHSLSDLEWMCSILGKMDLMKDFVSNWAESSNIVLGVIEDKKLDSFMWGLKIKLIEVTAKVLEAVGYGSVILPAPIRLTLLKSWLPYIRKMKPLLDAKSSEDTSFPYKMNEDLCQTIEGAIVTLVLALPSNDQADILADWMRAEQVRYPDLSEAFEVWCFRTKSAKRRLVEVLDGAGNATLTL from the coding sequence ATGGACAAAGCTTTTCAAACCAAGCCTTGCATACTTGGTGATCAGAATACCAGTGACGTAGTTATCTGCTTGAAGGATATAGAAGGACGACACCAACAGTTTTACTCCCATTCATCTGTTCTCATAAAAAGGAGCAAGTACTTTGCTGAACGGTTGTCTAATCCAAGCCCTAGTAATTCCATTAGTGTTCATTGCTCTGAGGTCAACTTTGATCACCATGTCAACCTGTTGAGGTTGTTCTATCTTCCAACAGAGTTAATTTTGGACGCCTTGGACTCTGTTAAGTCTGTTGTTGGTATTCTTCAGTCAGCAGTAAACTTCAAGTGTGACGAGATTGTGTACTGCTGCATCCAGTACTTGGAGGCTGTTCCTTGGGAGGACAAAGAAGAAGAGCACATATTAAGAGCTGTATCAAAGTTGGGTCCTGTAGCTATGCCCATAATAGCTAGGATCCAACCTGTTGATTTAGCTGCCACCAAAACTGTTTTCATCTCAGCAATTCGTGTTGCCACATCCATTGTTGGACCATGTCCTCCATTTGGCAATGAGCTTAAAACTTCTGCTCAAGAGCAAGTTGAGTACATGTTAGGAGAAGACGAGGATACACTATTGGTCAAAGCAGATGATGAAGTCAGATCTGTGGCAAGATTGGGTCTCTTGCATATTTGTTCAACATTTGAAAACGAATTGGCTTCTTTACTTTTGGAGCCAGACCTTGCATCCGAGACAGCAGATGAGAAAATAATGCATAGTTTATCTGATCTTGAATGGATGTGTAGCATACTTGGCAAGATGGATTTGATGAAAGATTTTGTTTCCAATTGGGCCGAAAGCTCCAATATTGTTTTAGGAGTGATCGAGGACAAGAAACTTGATTCATTTATGTGGGGCTTGAAGATTAAGCTCATAGAAGTCACTGCTAAAGTCTTGGAAGCAGTTGGCTATGGTAGTGTGATTCTTCCGGCTCCAATTCGCTTGACATTACTGAAGTCATGGCTCCCTTATATTAGGAAGATGAAGCCGCTCTTGGATGCAAAGAGCAGTGAGGATACAAGTTTTCCATACAAGATGAATGAGGACTTGTGCCAGACCATTGAAGGGGCCATTGTCACATTAGTACTCGCGTTACCATCAAATGATCAAGCCGACATCCTGGCAGACTGGATGAGAGCCGAGCAGGTCCGGTATCCGGACTTGAGCGAGGCTTTCGAGGTCTGGTGTTTCAGAACAAAGTCTGCAAAGAGAAGATTAGTTGAGGTATTGGATGGGGCTGGCAATGCCACACTTACACTCTGA
- the LOC101308874 gene encoding uncharacterized protein C119.09c-like, whose protein sequence is MYVTAVRPTDLNRNTEWFTYPGVWTTYILIVFFSWLIVLCLFSCSPGMAWTVVHLAHFLVTYQFFHWKKGTPFADDQGIYNALTWWEQIDNGNQLTRNRKFLTVVPVVLYLIASHTTDYQNPMLFFNTLAVFVLVVAKFPNMHKVRIFGINGDL, encoded by the exons ATGTACGTCACGGCGGTGCGCCCGACGGATCTGAATCGGAACACGGAATGGTTCACGTACCCTGGCGTATGGACCACCTACATTCTCATCGTCTTCTTCTCTTGGCTCATCGTCCTCTGCCTCTTCTCTTGCTCTCCCGGCATGGCCTGGACCGTCGTCCACCTCGCTCATTTTCTG GTTACGTACCAATTCTTTCACTGGAAGAAGGGAACACCATTTGCTGATGACCAAGGTATCTACAACGCACTTACTTGGTGGGAGCAGATAGACAATGGCAACCAGCTCACTCGAAACCGGAAGTTTCTAACTGTTGTACCTGTTGTGTT GTATTTGATAGCATCTCATACAACAGACTATCAAAATCCGATGCTCTTCTTCAACACACTAGCAGTTTTTGTGCTGGTAGTGGCAAAGTTCCCAAACATGCACAAGGTTCGTATATTTGGAATCAATGGTGACCTCTGA
- the LOC101309160 gene encoding dof zinc finger protein DOF4.6-like translates to MDTAQWPQGIVVKPIEEIVTNTCPKPSSANNLERKLARPQKESALNCPRCNSTNTKFCYYNNYSLTQPRYFCKTCRRYWTDGGSLRNIPVGGGSRKNKRSSSSSSSTPTSNISNNASKRLPDLIQPQGNQGNNQGQDLNLGFPSNQVFAHHQIPKIDQNSDKNNNSSSTSTTTTASHLSALELLTGLTSRGLNSFMPMPVPNSDPNSNNNSGSVYTSGFPMSELMIKPTLNFSLDGLGSGYGSALQGHHVQENSGRLLFPFEDLKQVSGSGGGIDHHQQNNKEHHHGGDSTGYWTGMLGGGSW, encoded by the exons ATGGACACTGCTCAATGGCCACAG GGAATTGTGGTGAAACCAATAGAAGAGATAGTGACAAACACTTGCCCTAAGCCTTCTTCTGCTAATAATCTAGAGAGGAAGCTTGCAAGGCCTCAGAAAGAATCTGCCCTAAACTGTCCAAGGTGCAACTCCACCAATACCAAGTTCTGTTACTACAACAACTACAGCCTCACACAACCCAGATACTTCTGCAAGACCTGTAGAAGGTACTGGACTGATGGGGGGTCTCTCAGGAACATCCCAGTTGGAGGAGGCTCAAGGAAGAACAAGAGATCATCGTCTTCTTCCTCATCAACACCAACTTCTAATATTTCCAACAACGCATCAAAGAGGCTTCCTGATCTGATACAACCCCAAGGCAACCAAGGTAATAACCAAGGTCAAGATCTCAACCTGGGCTTTCCATCCAATCAAGTTTTTGCACATCATCAAATCCCCAAAATTGATCAAAACAGTGACAAGAACAACAACTCTTCCAGCACTAGCACTACTACAACAGCATCTCACCTCTCAGCTTTGGAGCTTCTCACTGGTTTGACCTCCAGGGGTTTGAACTCCTTCATGCCCATGCCAGTACCTAATTCAGATCCCAACAGCAACAACAACAGTGGAAGTGTATATACATCTGGCTTCCCCATGAGTGAGTTAATGATCAAGCCAACCCTTAATTTCTCTCTTGATGGGCTTGGAAGTGGGTATGGGAGTGCTCTTCAAGGTCATCATGTTCAAGAAAACAGTGGGAGGCTGTTGTTTCCATTTGAGGATTTAAAACAAGTGTCAGGCAGTGGTGGTGGAATTGATCATCATCAGCAGAACAACAAGGAGCATCATCATGGTGGAGACTCAACTGGGTATTGGACTGGAATGTTAGGAGGAGGATCATGGTAA
- the LOC101309452 gene encoding uncharacterized protein LOC101309452, which translates to MGSYSEECEDQFYDTREDLSSVSDWGADCCEDCSPIALVFSRYECWSKNPESVHERRHRFLKWMGLDIDRNLSMTEESDDGFFVDRSRTGIDRMKEDSGVVLRSSGFEEGCCSNQCTLSSLSSEVRVSLGNALDENFEFPTRKLNDRRDFVVDELRGDGILRKFRGLRLNQLVSAGEIHSTRAPAPSPSIQQLLQREVENARYLLDAKKTAKRGWLKKLRIGMCVADKPGAALSPISLKAATRTGMQRVRVQSSKKRSKELSSLYGGQNFSAHKGSILSMKFSLDGQYLASAGQDGIVRVWKVIEDERIDRFDIANDPSSLYFKMNPFSKIGSQVVDKEKQSNAKKLGGSSDSACVIFPPKIFRLTEKPLHEFRGHSGDVLDLSWSKNGFLLSSSVDKTVRLWQVGCDRCLRVFSHNNYVTCVDFNPLDDNYFISGSIDGKVRIWEIIRCLVVDYIDVREIVTAVSYCPDGKGGIVGFVTGNCCFFNIIDDHLKLDAQICIQGKKKSVGKRITGFQFSPSNPRKVMVTSADSVIRVISGTKVICKFKGLRSGGSHVSASFTSDGNHIVSASEDSSVHIWNYNGQETSSSRSKNIRSCESFVSHNSMIAIPWNGVNDLPAMLPSPAFIGDSQGRSSLDSPLKLLNFDERVQQKMHLSSPDCFSLGRGFLLESLPKGTPTWPEEKLVNSSPVPPVPVSPTMSRSEYRFLKNACQSLSSSSHMWGLVIVTAGLDGRIRTYHNYGLPTRY; encoded by the exons ATGGGGAGTTACAGTGAAGAGTGTGAGGATCAGTTTTATGATACCAGGGAGGACCTGTCTTCTGTGTCAGATTGGGGTGCAGATTGCTGTGAGGATTGTAGTCCTATTGCTTTGGTTTTTTCGAGGTATGAGTGTTGGAGTAAGAACCCTGAAAGTGTTCATGAGCGCCGCCATAGGTTTCTCAAATGGATGGGTTTGGATATAGATCGGAATTTGAGTATGACAGAAGAGTCAGATGATGGCTTCTTTGTTGACAGAAGTAGAACGGGTATTGATAGAATGAAAGAAGACAGTGGGGTGGTGTTGAGAAGTTCAGGTTTCGAAGAGGGGTGTTGCTCAAATCAGTGTACGTTGTCTTCTTTATCAAGTGAAGTTCGAGTATCACTAGGAAATGCTTTGGATGAGAATTTTGAATTTCCAACTAGGAAATTGAATGATCGAAGGGACTTTGTTGTGGATGAATTGCGTGGGGATGGAATACTCAGAAAATTCCGTGGGTTGAGACTAAACCAGTTGGTCAGTGCTGGGGAGATTCATTCCACCCGTGCACCTGCACCATCTCCTTCAATTCAGCAATTATTGCAGAGAGAAGTTGAAAATGCTAGGTACTTGCTTGATGCAAAAAAGACGGCTAAAAGAGGATGGTTAAAGAAGTTACGCATTGGAATGTGTGTTGCTGATAAACCTGGGGCTGCACTGAGCCCCATCAGTCTTAAAGCTGCAACACGGACAGGGATGCAAAGAGTCCGGGTTCAATCAAGTAAAAAGCGGAGCAAGGAACTGTCTTCTCTTTACGGTGGACAAAACTTTTCGGCTCATAAGGGGTCAATTTTGTCTATGAAGTTCAGTCTTGATGGGCAATACCTGGCCAGTGCTGGTCAAGATGGCATCGTCCGTGTATGGAAGGTGATTGAGGATGAGAGAATAGATAGATTTGATATTGCGAATGATCCTTCTTCTCTTTACTTCAAAATGAATCCATTTTCTAAGATAGGCTCTCAGGTTGTGGACAAAGAGAAACAAAGTAATGCAAAGAAATTGGGTGGATCATCGGACTCAGCTTGTGTGATTTTCCCTCCAAAGATTTTCCGCTTAACGGAGAAGCCTCTACATGAGTTCCGTGGACACAGTGGTGATGTCTTAGATCTCTCATGGTCAAAGAATGGG TTTCTGCTGTCATCCTCTGTTGATAAGACAGTTCGACTATGGCAAGTGGGATGTGACAGATGCCTGAGAGTCTTCTCTCATAATAATTATG TGACATGTGTTGATTTCAACCCTCTGGATGATAATTACTTTATCAGCGGTTCAATAGATGGAAAAGTTCGCATCTGGGAAATTATCCGTTGTCTGGTTGTGGATTATATTGACGTCCGCGAGATAGTCACTGCTGTATCTTATTGTCCTGATGGAAAG GGAGGAATTGTGGGCTTCGTCACCGGAAACTGCTGCTTTTTTAATATTATAG ATGATCACTTGAAATTGGATGCTCAGATATGCATACAGGGTAAAAAGAAGTCGGTGGGAAAGAGGATTACTGGTTTTCAG TTTTCTCCAAGCAACCCAAGAAAAGTTATGGTCACCTCTGCCGATTCAGTAATACGTGTCATTTCTGGGACTAAGGTCATCTGCAAATTTAAGG GCCTACGAAGTGGAGGAAGCCATGTTTCTGCATCTTTTACCTCGGATGGAAACCACATTGTTTCGGCAAGTGAGGATTCAAGTGTTCACATCTGGAACTACAATGGCCAGGAGACATCCTCTTCACGATCAAAGAACATAAGGTCTTGTGAGAGTTTTGTGTCCCACAACTCGATGATCGCTATACCTTGGAATGGTGTGAATGACCTTCCAGCAATGCTTCCATCCCCTGCATTCATCGGGGATTCACAGGGAAGAAGTAGCCTTGATAGTCCGCTGAAGCTTCTCAATTTCGACGAGAGAGTACAACAGAAAATGCATCTCTCTTCACCTGATTGCTTCTCTCTGGGTCGTGGGTTTTTGTTGGAGTCATTGCCAAAGGGTACTCCAACTTGGCCCGAAGAAAAGCTTGTGAACTCAAGTCCCGTGCCCCCGGTGCCCGTTTCCCCAACAATGTCAAGATCAGAGTACAGGTTCTTGAAGAATGCATGTCAGAGCTTGTCTTCTTCTTCTCATATGTGGGGCCTCGTGATTGTCACAGCCGGCTTGGATGGACGTATTAGAACTTACCACAATTATGGGTTACCAACTCGTTATTAA
- the LOC101309064 gene encoding transcription repressor MYB5-like: MGRTPCCSKEGLQRGPWTRREDTLLIQYIQSHGEGHWKSVPKKAGLLRCGKSCRLRWINYLRPDIKRGNITPDEEDLIARLHSLLGNRWSLIAGRLPGRTDNEIKNYWNTKLSKRLKNSGSTTKGASKPLNKDDQGSEAKVKVHQPKAFRVSANSMLAQLGHHDAEVSNDLHDHNHFGDALVCENVKGFDDFDMYEEFQQLLHKADQDYDGPDLDSFVDSLLI; encoded by the exons ATGGGAAGAACACCATGTTGTTCAAAGGAGGGTTTGCAGAGAGGTCCATGGACAAGAAGAGAAGACACATTGCTCATTCAATATATTCAGTCTCATGGTGAGGGCCATTGGAAATCTGTGCCAAAGAAAGCAG GACTTCTTCGATGTGGGAAGAGTTGCAGGCTGAGATGGATCAACTATCTCCGACCAGATATTAAGAGAGGTAACATAACTCCTGATGAGGAAGACCTCATAGCGAGGCTTCATTCACTTTTGGGAAATAGATGGTCTCTAATTGCAGGAAGACTCCCTGGTCGAACCGATAATGAGATCAAGAACTACTGGAATACCAAACTCAGCAAAAGGCTAAAGAACTCTGGTAGTACTACAAAAGGTGCATCAAAACCACTCAATAAGGATGATCAAGGTAGTGAAGCAAAAGTGAAGGTTCATCAACCAAAGGCCTTTAGAGTTTCTGCAAACTCAATGTTAGCTCAATTGGGTCATCATGATGCAGAGGTCTCTAATGATCTTCATGATCACAACCATTTTGGAGATGCTTTGGTTTGCGAAAATGTGAAAGGTTTTGATGATTTTGATATGTATGAAGAATTTCAGCAGCTTCTTCACAAGGCCGATCAAGATTATGATGGTCCTGATTTGGACTCTTTTGTTGACTCCTTGCTGATTTGA